A region of Pyxidicoccus parkwaysis DNA encodes the following proteins:
- the glgC gene encoding glucose-1-phosphate adenylyltransferase gives MSKVLAMILAGGAGTRLEPLTRERAKPAVPFGGRYRIIDFVLSNFANSGVYRMKVLTQYKSDSLNNHLSRAWRMTAFLGHYVEPVPAQMRTGVDWYKGSADAIYQNLNIITDEEPDHIFVFGADHVYRMDTRQMLDFHCAKKAACTVAAIPVPIEQGREFGIIDVGPDGRMRQFLEKPKDPPPMPGNPKMCLASMGNYLFTTDVLVQEVVRDAANEASAHDFGKSIISELYKNAPVYVYDFAQNEIAGQEEKERGYWRDVGNIDVYFESNMELVEVDPIFNLYNDRWPIHTQPNNYPPAKFVFADKANNRVGHATDSLVAEGCIISGGHVNRSVLSPKVRVNSYSEVEDSILFENVTIGRRCRIRRAIIDKNVEIPAGMTIGYDPVDDKRRFHVTPAGVVVIPKGMKVT, from the coding sequence ATGTCCAAAGTGCTGGCGATGATTCTGGCAGGAGGTGCGGGAACCCGTCTGGAGCCGCTCACCCGTGAGCGCGCGAAGCCCGCGGTGCCATTTGGAGGCCGCTACCGCATCATCGACTTCGTCCTCTCCAACTTCGCGAACTCCGGCGTGTACCGGATGAAGGTGCTGACGCAGTACAAGAGCGACTCGCTGAACAACCACCTGTCCCGGGCGTGGCGGATGACGGCCTTCCTGGGCCACTACGTGGAGCCGGTGCCCGCGCAGATGCGAACGGGCGTGGACTGGTACAAGGGCAGCGCGGACGCCATCTACCAGAACCTCAACATCATCACCGACGAGGAGCCGGACCACATCTTCGTCTTCGGCGCGGACCACGTGTACCGGATGGACACGCGGCAGATGCTGGACTTCCACTGCGCGAAGAAGGCCGCGTGCACGGTGGCCGCCATCCCCGTCCCGATTGAGCAGGGGCGCGAGTTCGGCATCATCGACGTGGGGCCGGACGGGCGGATGCGCCAGTTCCTGGAGAAGCCCAAGGACCCGCCGCCCATGCCGGGCAACCCGAAGATGTGCCTGGCCTCCATGGGCAACTACCTCTTCACCACGGACGTGCTGGTGCAGGAGGTGGTGCGCGACGCGGCCAACGAGGCGAGCGCGCACGACTTCGGCAAGTCCATCATCAGCGAGCTGTACAAGAACGCGCCGGTGTACGTGTACGACTTCGCCCAGAACGAGATTGCCGGTCAGGAGGAGAAGGAGCGCGGCTACTGGCGGGACGTGGGGAACATCGACGTCTACTTCGAGTCCAACATGGAGCTCGTGGAGGTGGACCCCATCTTCAACCTGTACAACGACCGGTGGCCCATCCACACGCAGCCCAACAACTACCCGCCGGCCAAGTTCGTCTTCGCGGACAAGGCGAACAACCGCGTGGGCCACGCCACGGACTCGCTGGTGGCGGAGGGCTGCATCATCTCCGGCGGGCACGTGAATCGCTCGGTGCTGTCCCCGAAGGTGCGCGTGAATTCGTACTCGGAGGTGGAGGACTCCATCCTCTTCGAGAACGTCACCATCGGCCGGCGCTGCCGCATCCGCCGGGCCATCATCGACAAGAACGTGGAGATTCCGGCGGGGATGACGATTGGCTACGACCCGGTGGATGACAAGCGGCGCTTCCACGTCACGCCCGCGGGCGTGGTGGTGATTCCCAAGGGCATGAAGGTGACCTGA
- a CDS encoding NAD-dependent epimerase/dehydratase family protein, with translation MKLLVTGGTGFLGTHLVPRLVAAGHSVRLIGRSQPSGPQYAGTEYVAGDLKDRDAVRRSLQGVDAVYHLAGLVSFQPKDARKMFELHVDSTRELLRDVREAGVKRVVLASTSGTIAVSKEERVGTEDDDYPITVVGRWPYYLSKIYEEKLALEYCRKHGIPLVVLNPSLLMGPGDDRLSSTWTVVKFLNEEIPAMPGGGISFVDARDAADAFVNALTRGEVYGRHLLGVNLSMVDFFKRLERITGVPAPRLRLPSQMNVLGSKLLERWAKVRGTKPVLDPQEVEIGEHWFWLDASKAEAELGFRARDIHETLSETVKFIYGKMPPQALPGTKGRLNDLREGT, from the coding sequence GTGAAGCTGCTGGTGACGGGAGGCACGGGATTTTTGGGCACGCACCTGGTGCCCAGGCTGGTGGCGGCGGGGCACTCGGTGCGGCTCATCGGCCGCTCGCAGCCCTCGGGCCCGCAGTACGCGGGCACGGAGTACGTCGCCGGTGACTTGAAGGACAGGGACGCGGTGCGCCGCTCGCTCCAGGGCGTGGACGCCGTCTACCACCTCGCGGGGCTCGTCTCCTTCCAGCCGAAGGACGCGCGGAAGATGTTCGAGCTGCACGTGGACAGCACGCGCGAGCTCTTGCGCGACGTGCGCGAGGCCGGCGTGAAGCGCGTGGTGCTGGCCTCCACGTCCGGCACGATTGCGGTGTCGAAGGAGGAGCGCGTCGGCACCGAGGACGACGACTACCCGATTACGGTGGTGGGGCGCTGGCCGTACTACCTGTCCAAAATCTACGAGGAGAAGCTGGCGCTGGAGTACTGCCGCAAGCACGGCATTCCCCTCGTGGTGCTCAACCCCAGCCTGCTGATGGGGCCGGGTGACGACAGGCTCTCCTCCACGTGGACGGTGGTGAAGTTCCTCAATGAGGAGATTCCGGCCATGCCGGGCGGAGGCATCTCCTTCGTGGACGCGCGCGACGCGGCGGATGCCTTCGTCAACGCGCTCACCCGGGGCGAGGTGTACGGCCGGCACCTGTTGGGCGTGAACCTCTCCATGGTGGACTTCTTCAAGCGCCTGGAGCGCATCACCGGCGTGCCCGCGCCCCGGCTGCGCCTGCCCTCGCAGATGAACGTGCTGGGCAGCAAGCTGCTGGAGCGCTGGGCGAAGGTGCGCGGCACCAAGCCCGTGCTGGACCCGCAGGAAGTCGAAATCGGCGAGCACTGGTTCTGGCTGGACGCGTCCAAGGCCGAGGCCGAATTGGGCTTCCGCGCGCGAGACATCCACGAGACGCTCAGCGAGACGGTGAAGTTCATCTACGGGAAGATGCCGCCGCAGGCCCTGCCCGGCACCAAGGGCCGGCTCAACGACTTGCGCGAAGGCACCTGA
- a CDS encoding GGDEF domain-containing protein, translating to MSGDETRVTKISTLKDVRSERSTECCLVQIHGPELGKKYLIDSELTIGRDQGNHIWVDLDNVSRRHARVLGRGGRMFVEDLGSTNGTYLNDQEVLQASPLRSGDLIKVGGSIFKFLDGDNIETQYHETIYTLTIADGLTGINNKRYFLEYLEKEMGRSSRYQRSLTLMMFDIDHFKQINDVHGHLAGDYVLRELAQSIKRMVRREQCFARYGGEEFALVMPEDGPEKARLFAEKIRRLVEEKSFVYDEKEIPVTISIGVAEMTQDMAEPAHFIKVADANLYRAKKSGRNRVVG from the coding sequence ATGTCCGGAGACGAAACCCGCGTCACTAAAATCTCCACGCTGAAGGACGTGCGCTCCGAGCGCAGCACCGAGTGCTGCCTCGTGCAGATCCACGGTCCCGAGCTGGGCAAGAAGTACCTCATCGACTCCGAGCTCACCATCGGACGAGACCAGGGCAACCACATCTGGGTGGACCTGGACAACGTCTCCCGGCGGCACGCGCGTGTCCTCGGCCGGGGTGGGCGGATGTTCGTGGAGGACCTGGGCTCCACCAACGGCACCTACCTGAACGACCAGGAGGTGCTGCAGGCCTCGCCGCTGCGCAGCGGGGACCTCATCAAGGTGGGCGGCTCCATCTTCAAGTTCCTCGATGGCGACAACATCGAGACCCAGTACCACGAGACCATCTACACGCTGACCATTGCCGACGGTCTCACCGGCATCAACAACAAGCGCTACTTCCTCGAGTACCTCGAGAAGGAGATGGGGCGCTCGTCGCGCTACCAGCGCTCGCTCACGCTGATGATGTTCGACATCGACCACTTCAAGCAGATCAACGACGTCCACGGCCACCTCGCCGGGGACTACGTGCTGCGCGAGTTGGCCCAGTCCATCAAGCGCATGGTGCGCCGTGAGCAGTGCTTCGCGCGCTACGGCGGCGAGGAGTTCGCGCTCGTCATGCCCGAGGACGGGCCGGAGAAGGCGCGCCTGTTCGCGGAGAAGATTCGCCGGCTCGTCGAGGAGAAGTCCTTCGTCTACGACGAGAAGGAGATTCCCGTCACCATCTCCATCGGCGTGGCGGAGATGACGCAGGACATGGCCGAGCCCGCGCACTTCATCAAGGTGGCGGACGCCAACCTGTACCGGGCGAAGAAGTCGGGCCGCAACCGGGTGGTGGGCTAG
- a CDS encoding lactate racemase domain-containing protein, which yields MRPFKTLQKLYDEESQVVITEKGSPPRALFYGEGFLQEDLPVGTRVIFPRPPLAGVPNVKAAIRWAINHPEGMEPLHALLKPGMRLTCVIDDISVPLPPMVTPDVRQSILEVVLELAADSGVDDIHLVIANALHRRMTEGEMRRMVGQKIYDEFYPDRYYNHDAEDPDGIVALERTSHGEEVSVNRRVAESDLIIYVNVNFVPMNGGHKSMGTGVSNYASLRHHHNPKTIRASDSYMEPKASALYRSNERIGRNIDKHLKVFHIETSLNNRMFGGPTDFLAKKEEDYTEGDRLKFQAMRYALSKMPRAAARKVLNAIPAPYDVTGVFAGATEPAHQKTLEASWKQYVVPVEGQSDIVIFPIPFISPYSVNSILNPLLVQVMGLGYFFNLNRGVPLVKKGGVLILLHPAYDEFDPEHHPSYIEFFNRLLPETRDSMKLEHKYEKEFAENPSYVHLYRKGNAYHGVHPFYMWYWGENGRQHVGKVIVAGAENNHVPALMGWDRTDTLTEAIEEARGFMGRSATISLLRIAPTVMVDVK from the coding sequence ATGCGCCCGTTCAAGACGCTCCAGAAGCTGTACGACGAGGAAAGCCAGGTGGTCATCACGGAGAAGGGCAGCCCCCCGCGGGCGCTCTTCTACGGCGAGGGCTTCCTGCAGGAAGATCTACCCGTCGGTACGCGGGTCATCTTCCCCCGGCCGCCCCTGGCCGGCGTGCCCAACGTCAAGGCCGCCATCCGCTGGGCCATCAACCACCCGGAGGGCATGGAGCCGCTGCACGCCCTGCTCAAGCCGGGCATGCGCCTGACCTGCGTCATCGACGACATCAGCGTCCCGCTGCCGCCCATGGTGACGCCGGACGTGCGCCAGTCCATCCTGGAGGTGGTGCTGGAGCTCGCCGCCGACAGCGGCGTGGACGACATCCACCTGGTCATCGCCAACGCCCTGCACCGCCGCATGACGGAAGGCGAGATGCGGCGCATGGTGGGCCAGAAGATCTACGACGAGTTCTACCCGGACCGTTACTACAACCACGACGCCGAGGACCCGGACGGCATCGTCGCGCTGGAGCGCACGTCCCACGGTGAAGAGGTGTCCGTGAACCGCCGCGTGGCGGAGAGCGACCTCATCATCTACGTCAACGTGAACTTCGTGCCGATGAATGGCGGGCACAAGTCCATGGGCACGGGCGTGTCCAACTACGCCTCGCTGCGCCACCACCACAACCCGAAGACCATTCGCGCCTCCGACAGCTACATGGAGCCGAAGGCCAGCGCGCTCTACCGGAGCAACGAGCGCATCGGCCGCAACATCGACAAGCACCTGAAGGTCTTCCACATCGAGACGTCGCTGAACAACCGCATGTTCGGCGGGCCGACGGACTTCCTCGCCAAGAAGGAAGAGGACTACACGGAAGGCGACCGCCTGAAGTTCCAGGCCATGCGCTACGCGCTGTCCAAGATGCCGCGCGCGGCGGCGCGCAAGGTGCTCAACGCCATTCCCGCGCCCTATGACGTCACGGGCGTATTCGCCGGGGCCACCGAGCCCGCGCACCAGAAGACGCTGGAGGCGAGCTGGAAGCAGTACGTGGTGCCGGTGGAGGGGCAGAGCGACATCGTCATCTTCCCCATCCCCTTCATCTCTCCGTACAGCGTCAACTCCATCCTCAACCCGCTGCTCGTGCAGGTGATGGGGCTGGGCTACTTCTTCAACCTCAACCGCGGCGTGCCGCTGGTGAAGAAGGGCGGCGTGCTGATTCTCCTGCACCCGGCCTACGACGAGTTCGACCCCGAGCACCACCCCAGCTACATCGAGTTCTTCAACCGGCTGCTGCCGGAGACGCGCGACTCCATGAAGCTGGAGCACAAGTACGAGAAGGAGTTCGCGGAGAACCCCAGCTACGTGCACCTGTACCGCAAGGGCAACGCCTACCACGGCGTGCACCCCTTCTACATGTGGTACTGGGGCGAGAATGGCCGCCAGCACGTGGGCAAGGTCATCGTCGCGGGCGCGGAGAACAACCACGTCCCCGCCCTCATGGGCTGGGACCGCACCGACACCCTCACCGAGGCGATTGAAGAGGCGCGCGGCTTCATGGGCCGCTCGGCCACCATCAGCCTGCTGCGCATTGCCCCCACGGTGATGGTGGACGTGAAGTGA
- a CDS encoding AMP-binding protein: MTQPQLPELNVSRVFTGKRILFAGSTGFVGKVTLSMLLHRYGQELDKVYVLVRKGSAASAERRFFDKVATSEPFQPLRDAYGDDGALEFIRKKCHVLDGDITDPWVGLEEAQVAELTGKVHAFVNCAGLVSFNPSLEVGLNVNTHGVKFAAELAVRWGVPLVHMSTAFVAGNRDGLVFEDEEVRGYFPRRDELDGRDFSLDQELADAERIVARLREQADDKALTSTFRKKALDRLAEEGRDINDEKTLRLAVGRERKLWLSGELVRAGMERAAHWGWPNTYTYTKSLGEQVLASTPGLRYSIVRPSIVESAMHFPFPGWNEGFTTSAPLAFAGIKGPGGIPAGESTILDIIPVDQVAGATIGITAHSIEVEERRVYHLSSGDVNPFYASRSVELVGLYRRRYYRNRETGNALMNSLRSRLEPQPVSKKEFELFSAPMLVRGARFLKKAIDEVRPAWGAPAVQAMLDKAKVSLNDVEEQNQGLIALTDLFLPFLYENRYVFRCDNTRSVYERMAHADRMKVPWAPEHIDWRAYFMETHLPGLEKWVFPGLEEEREKRTVIPAHRDLLELLEATVHAYRHRVAFRMVAGEKEERFTFGEVHRYASRVGSFLISKGIKPGDRVLLVSENRPEWGICYFGILRAGATAVPVDPGLSEAELLNISRRAEARACLLSEDAAHDFPGLYSSLGEGVTVASLADAMTGDPAYPDRIGPVKKSASADDLASVIFTSGTTGTPKGVMLTHRNFASLVAKLAGVFDIGVGDGVLSVLPLHHTFEFSSGFLTPFWRGAEITYIDELTSDRLGEVFETGRITAMVGVPALWQLLHRKITQEFASRPPFIEQALKALMATHGELRNRGNINLGKLLFWPVHRKFGGRIKVLVSGGSALPDEVHKAFHELGFNITEGYGLTEAAPVLSVTEPGNKRQPGTVGRPLPGIEVRILNPDNDGLGEVLAKGPNVMPGYFGDRESTDAVLKEGWLHTGDLGRLDAEGRLYLVGRAKDVIIDHNGKNIYPDELEELYQEHTHIKELSIVGLPDEAGGEKVACLCVPDYGDRPREEVRREVEEHFRKVSADMPFYRRVKVLRLWDGELPRTAKRSVKRKQVVEELQRLERMAASASKAREKVANPGTGGAADWLYPLIAEVCHRPVSDVRPDALLTGDLGFDSLMLTELSSALEGAGVPLPAIEDLTQVQTVEDLRKVVVASGKRPSVETRAKDISKENVRAEEVEIPVPEVVADVGRQLLAFGQKVLYGGVFDTKVTGKPFIPQNRNFLVIANHASHLDAGLVRMALGEQGERLVSLAARDYFFNTPLKRAWFENFTNLIPIERQGSLRESLRMAGEALRQGYNVLIFPEGTRSTTGELQEFKNTLGYLALTFHVDVLPLYIEGAFDALPKGSVFPKSKNLEVHIGPVLGHETLRARVQGMARSEGYRYATRIAEDAMRALKSGRVLDLNAQEPTSQTTTALTRASTGGKDS; this comes from the coding sequence ATGACTCAGCCGCAGCTTCCCGAGCTGAACGTCTCCCGCGTCTTCACCGGCAAGCGCATCCTGTTCGCGGGCTCCACCGGCTTCGTGGGCAAGGTGACGCTGTCCATGCTGCTGCACCGCTACGGGCAGGAGCTGGACAAGGTGTACGTGCTGGTCCGCAAGGGCAGCGCGGCCTCCGCCGAGCGGCGCTTCTTCGACAAGGTGGCCACCAGCGAGCCCTTCCAGCCGCTGCGAGACGCGTACGGCGACGACGGCGCCCTGGAGTTCATCCGGAAGAAGTGCCACGTCCTCGACGGCGACATCACCGACCCGTGGGTGGGCCTGGAAGAAGCACAGGTGGCCGAGCTCACCGGCAAGGTGCACGCCTTCGTCAACTGCGCGGGCCTGGTGTCCTTCAACCCGTCGTTGGAGGTGGGCCTCAACGTCAACACCCACGGCGTGAAGTTCGCCGCCGAGCTGGCGGTGCGCTGGGGCGTGCCGCTGGTGCACATGTCCACCGCCTTCGTGGCGGGCAACCGCGACGGGCTCGTCTTCGAGGACGAGGAGGTCCGCGGCTACTTCCCCCGCCGCGACGAGCTGGACGGGCGCGACTTCAGCCTGGACCAGGAGCTGGCGGACGCGGAGCGCATCGTCGCGCGGCTGCGCGAGCAGGCCGACGACAAGGCCCTCACGTCCACCTTCCGCAAGAAGGCGCTGGACCGGCTGGCCGAGGAAGGCCGCGACATCAACGACGAGAAGACGCTGCGCCTCGCGGTGGGCCGCGAGCGCAAGCTGTGGCTCAGCGGTGAGCTGGTGCGCGCCGGCATGGAGCGCGCCGCGCACTGGGGCTGGCCCAATACGTATACGTATACGAAGTCCCTGGGCGAGCAGGTGCTCGCGAGCACGCCGGGGCTGCGCTACTCCATCGTGCGTCCCTCGATTGTCGAGAGCGCGATGCACTTCCCCTTCCCCGGGTGGAACGAGGGCTTCACCACCTCCGCGCCGCTGGCCTTCGCGGGCATCAAGGGGCCGGGCGGCATCCCCGCGGGTGAGAGCACCATCCTGGACATCATCCCGGTGGACCAGGTGGCCGGGGCCACCATCGGCATCACCGCGCACTCCATCGAGGTGGAGGAGCGGCGCGTCTACCATCTGTCGTCCGGTGACGTGAATCCGTTCTACGCCAGCCGCTCCGTGGAGCTGGTGGGCCTGTACCGGCGGCGCTACTACCGCAACCGCGAGACGGGCAACGCGCTGATGAACTCGCTGCGCTCGCGCCTGGAGCCGCAGCCCGTCAGCAAGAAGGAGTTCGAGCTGTTCAGCGCGCCCATGCTGGTGCGCGGCGCGCGCTTCCTGAAGAAGGCCATCGACGAGGTGCGGCCCGCGTGGGGCGCCCCCGCCGTGCAGGCCATGCTGGACAAGGCGAAGGTGTCGCTGAACGACGTGGAAGAACAGAACCAGGGCCTCATCGCGCTCACGGACCTGTTCCTCCCCTTCCTCTACGAGAACCGCTACGTCTTCCGCTGCGACAACACGCGCTCCGTCTACGAGCGCATGGCGCACGCGGACCGGATGAAGGTGCCCTGGGCGCCCGAGCACATCGACTGGCGCGCCTACTTCATGGAGACGCACCTCCCCGGCCTGGAGAAGTGGGTGTTCCCCGGCCTGGAGGAGGAGCGCGAGAAGCGCACCGTCATCCCCGCGCACAGAGACCTGCTGGAGCTGCTCGAGGCGACGGTGCATGCGTACCGGCACCGCGTGGCCTTCCGCATGGTGGCCGGCGAGAAGGAGGAGCGCTTCACCTTCGGCGAGGTGCACCGCTACGCGTCGCGCGTGGGCAGCTTCCTCATCAGCAAGGGCATCAAGCCCGGGGACCGGGTGCTGCTCGTCTCGGAGAACCGGCCCGAGTGGGGCATCTGCTACTTCGGAATCCTCCGCGCGGGCGCCACGGCCGTGCCGGTGGACCCGGGGCTCAGCGAGGCGGAGCTGCTCAACATCTCCCGCCGCGCGGAGGCTCGCGCGTGCCTGTTGTCCGAGGACGCCGCGCACGACTTCCCCGGCCTCTACTCCTCGCTGGGCGAGGGCGTCACGGTGGCGAGCCTCGCCGACGCGATGACGGGCGACCCGGCGTATCCGGACCGCATCGGCCCGGTGAAGAAGTCCGCGTCCGCGGATGACCTGGCCAGCGTCATCTTCACCTCCGGCACCACGGGCACGCCGAAGGGCGTGATGCTCACGCACCGCAACTTCGCCTCACTGGTGGCGAAGCTGGCCGGCGTGTTCGACATCGGCGTGGGCGACGGCGTGCTGTCCGTGCTGCCGCTGCACCACACCTTCGAGTTCTCCTCCGGCTTCCTCACGCCCTTCTGGCGCGGCGCGGAAATCACGTACATCGACGAGCTGACGTCGGACCGGCTGGGCGAGGTCTTCGAGACGGGCCGCATCACCGCCATGGTGGGCGTGCCCGCGCTGTGGCAGCTGTTGCACCGGAAGATTACGCAGGAGTTCGCCAGCCGCCCGCCCTTCATCGAGCAGGCGCTGAAGGCGCTGATGGCCACGCACGGCGAGCTGCGCAACCGGGGCAACATCAACCTGGGCAAGCTGCTCTTCTGGCCGGTGCACCGCAAGTTCGGCGGGCGCATCAAGGTGCTCGTCTCGGGCGGCTCGGCGCTGCCGGACGAAGTCCACAAGGCCTTCCACGAGCTGGGCTTCAACATCACCGAGGGCTATGGCCTGACGGAGGCCGCGCCGGTGCTGTCGGTGACGGAGCCCGGCAACAAGCGCCAGCCCGGCACGGTGGGCCGGCCGCTGCCCGGCATCGAAGTGCGCATCCTCAACCCGGACAACGACGGGCTGGGCGAGGTGCTCGCCAAGGGCCCCAACGTCATGCCCGGCTACTTCGGGGACCGCGAGTCCACGGACGCCGTGCTCAAGGAGGGGTGGCTCCACACGGGAGATTTGGGGCGTCTGGACGCGGAGGGCCGGCTGTACCTCGTCGGCCGCGCGAAGGACGTCATCATCGACCACAACGGGAAGAACATCTACCCGGACGAGCTGGAGGAGCTGTACCAGGAGCACACGCACATCAAGGAGCTGTCCATCGTCGGCCTGCCCGACGAGGCGGGCGGCGAGAAGGTGGCGTGCCTGTGCGTGCCGGACTACGGCGACCGCCCGCGCGAAGAGGTGCGGCGCGAGGTGGAGGAGCACTTCCGCAAGGTGAGCGCGGACATGCCCTTCTACCGCCGGGTGAAGGTGCTGCGGCTGTGGGACGGCGAGCTGCCCCGCACCGCCAAGCGCAGCGTGAAGCGCAAGCAGGTGGTGGAGGAACTCCAGCGGCTGGAGCGCATGGCCGCCAGCGCCAGCAAGGCGCGCGAGAAGGTGGCCAACCCCGGCACCGGCGGCGCGGCCGACTGGCTCTACCCGCTCATCGCCGAGGTGTGCCACCGCCCGGTCTCCGACGTGCGGCCGGACGCGCTGCTCACCGGTGATTTGGGCTTCGACTCGCTGATGCTCACCGAGCTGTCCTCGGCGCTGGAGGGCGCGGGGGTGCCGCTGCCGGCGATTGAAGACCTCACGCAGGTGCAGACTGTCGAGGACCTGCGCAAGGTGGTGGTGGCCTCCGGCAAGCGCCCCTCCGTGGAGACGCGCGCGAAGGACATCAGCAAGGAGAACGTGCGCGCCGAGGAGGTGGAGATTCCGGTGCCGGAAGTCGTCGCGGACGTGGGCCGGCAGCTGCTCGCCTTCGGGCAGAAGGTGCTCTACGGCGGCGTGTTCGACACCAAGGTGACGGGCAAGCCCTTCATCCCGCAGAACCGCAACTTCCTCGTCATCGCCAACCACGCCAGCCATCTGGACGCGGGGCTGGTGCGCATGGCGCTCGGCGAGCAGGGCGAGCGGCTGGTGTCGCTGGCGGCGCGCGACTACTTCTTCAACACGCCGCTCAAGCGCGCGTGGTTCGAGAACTTCACCAACCTCATCCCCATTGAACGGCAGGGCTCGCTGCGCGAGTCGCTGCGCATGGCGGGCGAGGCGCTGCGCCAGGGCTACAACGTCCTCATCTTCCCGGAGGGCACGCGCTCCACCACGGGGGAGCTGCAGGAGTTCAAGAACACGCTCGGCTACCTCGCCCTCACCTTCCACGTGGACGTGCTGCCGCTCTACATCGAGGGCGCCTTCGACGCGCTGCCCAAGGGCTCGGTGTTCCCCAAGTCGAAGAACCTCGAGGTGCACATCGGCCCGGTGCTGGGACACGAGACGCTGCGCGCGCGAGTGCAGGGCATGGCGCGCTCGGAGGGCTACCGCTACGCCACCCGCATCGCCGAGGACGCGATGCGCGCGCTCAAGTCCGGCCGCGTGCTGGACCTCAACGCGCAGGAGCCCACGTCCCAGACGACGACGGCGCTCACCCGCGCCTCCACCGGAGGGAAGGACTCGTGA
- a CDS encoding HAD family hydrolase, with product MPAKAAFFDVDGTLVKTNVVHVYAYYAMNRGSVLGIAGRTLSTALSVPLFGVMDVVDRKTFNEFFYRYYAGLTEDRLVTIAQDMFEDVLQPALFEQSQDLIDQARRSGCKVVLVTGALDFTMRPLARHLGVDDMIANKMQFVGGKATGKVIPPIIEGANKANAIRAYCVKEGLALDQCHGYSDSSSDYAMLAVVGRPTAVNPDMRLRSIARAYNWPILDLK from the coding sequence ATGCCCGCGAAAGCTGCCTTTTTCGATGTCGACGGGACGCTCGTGAAGACGAACGTCGTCCACGTCTACGCGTACTACGCGATGAACCGTGGCTCGGTCCTGGGCATCGCCGGGAGGACGTTGAGCACGGCCCTCAGCGTGCCCCTCTTCGGCGTCATGGACGTCGTCGACCGGAAGACGTTCAACGAGTTCTTCTACCGCTACTACGCGGGGTTGACCGAGGACCGGCTCGTCACCATTGCGCAGGACATGTTCGAGGACGTGCTCCAGCCGGCCCTCTTCGAGCAGTCCCAGGACCTCATCGACCAGGCGCGTCGTAGCGGCTGCAAGGTGGTGCTCGTCACCGGCGCGCTGGACTTCACCATGCGCCCGCTCGCCCGCCACCTGGGCGTGGACGACATGATCGCCAACAAGATGCAGTTCGTGGGCGGCAAGGCCACCGGCAAGGTGATTCCGCCCATCATCGAGGGCGCGAACAAGGCCAACGCCATCCGCGCCTACTGCGTGAAGGAGGGCCTGGCGCTGGACCAGTGCCATGGCTACTCCGACAGCTCCTCCGACTACGCGATGCTCGCGGTGGTGGGCCGTCCCACCGCGGTGAATCCGGACATGCGCCTGCGCTCCATCGCGCGCGCGTACAACTGGCCCATCCTCGACCTCAAGTAG
- a CDS encoding NAD-dependent epimerase/dehydratase family protein: MKALITGAGGFLGIWLARALAARGDTVTCLLRPGGDASGLAGISYTRVDGDVTVPASLGPAVAGQDVVFHLAGVRRGATRADFMRVNAEGTRILCDAMVAAGHRPRLVLAGSLAAMGPSTPTRPHVEEDPFHPHEWYGESKAEAERIAFSYADRLPVTVTRPPRILGPGDRENLTFFKLAKKGIRLELKGGPRPLTMVDVEDVVDLMLLQAEHPKALGEAFFCAGPGAPVSLEEVQDMGARALGLHPRTVRLSPGVLQALASVADGMSQVTGRKLPLNRKLARQLLAPAWTCSGAKAERLLGFHPRRDLADSIRRSAEWYRQQGWL, translated from the coding sequence CGGTGCCGGCGGCTTCCTGGGAATCTGGCTGGCCAGAGCCTTGGCGGCGCGCGGCGACACCGTGACGTGCCTCCTGAGACCCGGGGGTGACGCCTCCGGACTGGCCGGCATCTCCTATACGCGAGTGGACGGAGACGTGACGGTGCCCGCCTCGCTGGGCCCCGCCGTCGCCGGACAGGATGTCGTCTTCCACCTCGCCGGCGTGCGACGCGGCGCGACGCGAGCGGACTTCATGCGCGTCAACGCCGAGGGCACCCGCATCCTCTGTGACGCCATGGTGGCCGCCGGCCACCGCCCGCGCCTGGTGCTGGCCGGCTCGCTGGCGGCCATGGGTCCCTCCACTCCCACCCGGCCCCATGTGGAGGAGGACCCCTTCCACCCGCATGAGTGGTACGGCGAGAGCAAGGCAGAGGCGGAGCGCATCGCCTTCTCCTATGCGGACCGGCTGCCGGTGACGGTGACGCGCCCGCCGCGCATCCTCGGGCCCGGTGACAGGGAGAATCTCACCTTCTTCAAGCTCGCGAAGAAGGGCATCCGCCTGGAGCTCAAGGGCGGCCCGCGCCCGCTCACCATGGTGGACGTGGAGGACGTGGTGGACCTCATGCTCCTCCAGGCCGAGCACCCGAAGGCGCTGGGCGAGGCCTTCTTCTGCGCGGGCCCCGGCGCCCCGGTCTCCCTGGAGGAGGTGCAGGACATGGGGGCCAGGGCCCTGGGGCTGCACCCGCGCACGGTGCGGCTGAGCCCCGGCGTGCTCCAGGCGCTGGCCTCGGTGGCGGACGGAATGTCGCAGGTGACGGGCCGGAAACTGCCCCTGAACCGGAAGCTGGCGAGGCAGCTGCTTGCCCCCGCCTGGACGTGCTCCGGCGCCAAGGCCGAGCGCCTGCTCGGTTTTCACCCTCGGCGCGACCTGGCGGACTCCATCCGCCGCAGCGCGGAGTGGTACCGCCAGCAGGGCTGGTTATAG